One Cytophagales bacterium DNA window includes the following coding sequences:
- a CDS encoding aspartate 1-decarboxylase → MFVEILKSKIHRVKITQAELHYVGSITIDEDLMDAANLIENEKVQIVNIDNGERLETYVIKGERGTGEICLNGPAARKAQVGDIIIIISYCSMEWEKAKTYEPTIIFPNEDNQV, encoded by the coding sequence ATGTTTGTAGAAATTTTAAAGTCCAAAATTCATCGGGTAAAGATCACCCAGGCGGAACTACACTATGTAGGTTCTATCACCATTGATGAAGATTTAATGGATGCCGCAAACCTCATAGAAAATGAGAAAGTCCAGATCGTCAACATTGATAATGGAGAACGATTGGAAACTTATGTCATCAAAGGTGAACGAGGAACCGGAGAGATTTGCCTGAATGGCCCGGCAGCCAGAAAAGCGCAGGTAGGTGATATCATCATTATTATCTCCTATTGTAGTATGGAATGGGAAAAGGCGAAAACTTACGAACCTACTATCATCTTCCCTAACGAAGACAATCAGGTATAA